One Gossypium raimondii isolate GPD5lz chromosome 3, ASM2569854v1, whole genome shotgun sequence genomic window carries:
- the LOC105795952 gene encoding uncharacterized protein LOC105795952: MAEYWLEAVERIMNNIDCTPEQKLKGAVSLLYNKAYQWWLSRKYVGASYVDARRCEFMNLTQGDRLLAEHEAEFLRRRSPRKLSTWSARIRTERELRTRGIQSPLVLFRGLRNRLDLISLLEWGFLLLLLGFSLVGIVVGVIQASVGGDIGSTHSNVASIVSENIGISVESTSSEVTVLTSLGQSVWVSKLYRNVPLKMQRAIFLANLMELPFREFDLILGMDWLVEHRVSLNCAVKKVVLRTVENKEVAVIGERRDYLSNVISALVVENWFGKGLPLNRKVEFDIELLSSTTVVSIASYQMAPKELTELKSQLFKEVDVHKIAFRTCYVHYEFLVMPFGLTNAPVAFMDLLNRVFQLYLDQLIVVFIDDILIYSKTEDEHDEHFRVVLQIRREKQFFAKLSKCEFRLREVTFLGYVVSVEKIQVDPRKIEAVHDWKEPKNVFDIYSFLGLAGYYRRFVKGFSLIVAPLTKLLRNGVLFVWTDPESGKEFVVYNDVSYVGLGCVRMQDGNVVAYASRQLKTHERNYPTHDLELVARRVCAPHDSDLRQSILNEAHSSLYAMYLGGNKMYRDLHELYWWLGLKPELMDFIAASYRQTSSTDLKRRDIEYLVGDFVFLKVFSWKKILRFGRKGKLSPRFIGPYQILKRVGPIAYQLELPLELDCIHDVFYISMLRRYRSDLSHVVSIEKIEIRPNLTIEEKRV, encoded by the exons ATGGCTGAGTATTGGTTAGAAGCCGTCGAGAGGATTATGAATAACATAGACTGTACTCCCGAGCAGAAACTTAAGGGTGCAGTCTCATTGCTTTACAACaaggcatatcagtggtggttatCG AGGAAATATGTGGGTGCGAGCTATGTTGATGCTCGTAGATgtgagttcatgaatctcacGCAGGGTGATAGATTATTGGCTGAGCATGAGGCTGAGTTTCTGAG GCGAAGATCACCGAGGAAGTTAAGCACGTGGAGTGCCAGAATAAGGACTGAGAGAGAGTTAAGAAcaagagggattcagagccctctagttctgttcagaggcctaagaaacAGGCTAGACCTGATTAGCCTGTTAGAGTGGGGGTTCTTGTTGCTTCTACTGGGATTCAGCCTTGTGGGGATTGTGGTAGGCGTCATCCAGGCGAGTGTTGGAGGAG ACATAGGTTCTACACACTCCAATGTAGCTAGTATTGTTTCTGAAAACATAGGGATTTCTGTTGAGAGCACGTCTAGTGAGGTTACTGTACTGACTTCTTTGGGACAGTCTGTTTGGGTTAGTAAACTTTATAGGAATGTTCCGTTAAAAATGCAAAGGGCTATATTTTTGGCAAATCTGATGGAGCTACCGTTTAGGGAGTTCGACTTAATTCTAGGTATGGACTGGTTAGTTGAGCATCGGGTTAGCTTGAATTGCGCAGTTAAGAAAGTGGTTCTGAGGACTGTGGAAAATAAAGAAGTGGCTGTGATCGGTGAGCGTCGAGATTATCTATCCAATGTGATCTCTGCTCTTGTGGTTGAGAATTGGTTCGGAAAAG GTTTACCTCTGAATCGAAAAGTTGAGTTTGACATTGAGCTTCTATCGAGTACAACTGTAGTGTCCATCGCTTCTTACCaaatggcaccgaaggagcttacAGAGCTTAAATCTCAATT ATTTAAGGAAGTTGATGTTCACAAGATTGCATTTAGGACTTGTTATGTACATTACGAGTTtctagttatgccttttggtctAACGAATGCTCCGGTTGCATTCATGGATTTATTAAATCGAGTCTTTCAGTTGTATCTGGATCAGCTCATCGTGgtcttcattgatgatattctgatttactCTAAGAccgaggatgagcatgatgaacaTTTTAGAGTCGTGCTTCAGATACGCCGAGAGAAGCAGTTCTTTgctaagttgagcaagtgtgagttcAGGTTGCGAGAGGTAACTTTTCTAGGGTACGTGGTTTCTGTTGAGAAAATCCAAGTTGATCCGAGAAAGATTGAGGCAGTGCATGATTGGAAAGAGCCTAAGAATGTATTTGATATCTACAGTTTTCTAGGTCTTGCGGGTTATTATCGGCGTTTTGTTAAGGGGTTCTCTCTGATTGTAGCTCCTCTGACTAAGCTTCTGCGCAATGGTGTCCTTTTTGTTTGGACTGAT CCTGAATCtggtaaagagtttgtggtgTACAACGATGTGTCGTACGTCGGTCTAGGATGTGTACGAATGCAAGATGGTAATGTTGTGGCTTATGCATCCCGTCAGCTTAAGACACACGAAaggaattatccgacgcatgatctcGAGTTGGTTGCAA GACGGGTTTGTGCACCTCACGATTCTGATCTGAGGCAGTCGATTCTAAATGAGGCGCATAGTAGCCTTTATGCTATGTATCTCGGTGGCAATAAGATGTATCGGGATCTCCATGAGTTATACTGGTGGCTAGGTTTGAAGCCTGAGCTTATGGATTTCATT GCTGCTTCATATAGACAGACGTCTTCTACAGATCTGAAGAGGAGAGATATCGAGTACCTTGTGGGTGACTTTGTTTTTCTTAAGGTTTTTTCGTGGAAGAAAATTCTGAGATTcggtcgtaagggcaagttgagtcCTAGGTTTATTGGGCCATATCAGATTCTGAAGCGTGTAGGACCGATCGCTTATCAGTTGGAGCTACCTCTAGAGTTGGACTGCATTCATGATGTGTTTTACATCTCAATGTTAAGGCGGTATCGGTCTGATCTATCTCATGTTGTCTCTATTGAGAAGATCGAGATTAGACCGAATTTGACTATTGAGGAGAAGCGTGTTTAG